Sequence from the Rickettsiales bacterium genome:
GCCGGGCTGGAAAACGGCCTGTGCAACCACCACACCGATCACGTTGCCGCTAGTGTCGAACACAGGCCCGCCAGAATTGCCATGCGCCAGCACGTCGGTTATGTAGAGCCATTTATTATTGTCGACATTATTGATCTGGATATTTTCGATCTGCGATTCAACCATTTTATATTCCCCGCGTGCACCCGCTTCTCCGGGATAGCCGATGATCAGCACCTTATCCCCTGTTTTAAGCTCATCGATGTTATAACGCAGCGGCGCGAATTCCAGCGGTGGCATGTCGCTTTCGATAAGCGCCAGGTCGCGATTCTCGTCAATAAAGCTGACAGTCGCTTTGCGCTCGGAAACGGCTCCCTTGATGATCACCTTGCTGCATCCCTTGACCACGTGCGCGTTGGTCACGATATATTGCCGGTTAATAAAAAATCCAGTGCCGGAGAGAATGGAAAACTCCTCCATCTCCTCAGAATATGCAATGAGTGGCATAAGCAGGAAACAGAAGAAGGCAAAAAAACTGCGATACATAGCGGAACCGGCGAGAGAGAAATGGGTAGAAATTTTTCTGGATTGTCTTGGAAATATCTGAAACTAATATAATCCTATACGATAGTGCAATAAGAAATCTTTCCTGGTGCGGAGATGTGGCCCATGTGGGGAACGGACTGGAACGAACGTGCGGAAAAACTGGAAGCGCAGGGGCTATACCGCGCCGATACGGAGCATGACGCCTGCGGCGTCGGCCTGATAGCGGCCATTGACGGCAAGCCAAGACGCGAGGTCGTGGAAATGGGCATCCGTGCGCTCAAAGCCGTTTACCATCGCGGCGCAGTGGATGCGGACGGCAAAACCGGTGACGGTGCAGGCATTCACCTGCAGATACCGCAATTATTCTTTGAGTCCTACCTTGCGCGCATCGGCAAGAAGCTGCTGAACGACCGCTTTGCAGTCGGCATGGTATTCCTGCCGCGCAAGAACATGAAGGCACAGGAAGAATGCCGGACAATCGTAGAAAGCGAAGTGCTGCGCCTCGGCTTTTCCATCTATGGCTGGCGTCAGGTGCCCGTAAATCCCACAGTGATTGGGGATGTAGCAGCGGATTCAAGGCCGGAAATCGAACAGATTCTGATCGCAGGTAATGAGAGGGCGAATGAAGAAGAGTTCGAGCGTAAGCTTTTCCTGATCCGTAAACGCATTGAAAATGCGGTCTGCGCTCAGGCGATCAATGATTTCTATCTCTGTTCGCTGTCAGGCCGGTCGCTGATTTATAAAGGGTTGTTCAAGGCGGAGCAGTTGACGGAATT
This genomic interval carries:
- a CDS encoding trypsin-like peptidase domain-containing protein — its product is MEEFSILSGTGFFINRQYIVTNAHVVKGCSKVIIKGAVSERKATVSFIDENRDLALIESDMPPLEFAPLRYNIDELKTGDKVLIIGYPGEAGARGEYKMVESQIENIQINNVDNNKWLYITDVLAHGNSGGPVFDTSGNVIGVVVAQAVFQPGSPKPEKINSVGVVITLKTLQQFLFEHGVFTSISGSGVAFTDSYIEARAKDYIVNVQCPLKTANHAQNSTN